The Verrucomicrobiota bacterium genome includes a region encoding these proteins:
- a CDS encoding TIM barrel protein → MNTHEHGMWHGLSRRNFLHTAGLAGVAAASASHLDLAAAESKWTMRLAASSIGYTKLPVEDAFQRIAELGFEAIDVWSAHAGCPHLDDVQKRLGPDGLKVLLAKHKLRLCAFSVYAGGYPKYAELLGQVGGGVAVRGSAGPCKPAELTAKMKGFLESLKPLLEQCEKYQSFLAIENHGNALLDSPDSFKAFTDLNTHSRLGLALAPYHVQALGASVEQMIEICGKQLLFFYAWQKADGVNQLPGQGPTDCAPWLRALARINYPHYVTPFMHHEPTPDEMTKALAKSRDYLRECVRSS, encoded by the coding sequence ATGAATACGCATGAACACGGAATGTGGCACGGACTTTCCCGCCGTAACTTTCTGCACACCGCTGGTTTGGCTGGCGTCGCAGCGGCCTCGGCTTCCCATCTTGATCTGGCTGCTGCTGAGAGCAAATGGACCATGCGCCTGGCGGCATCCTCGATAGGATATACCAAACTGCCGGTTGAAGACGCGTTCCAGCGCATTGCGGAACTCGGCTTCGAGGCCATTGATGTTTGGTCGGCCCATGCCGGGTGTCCGCATCTGGATGACGTGCAGAAACGCCTCGGTCCGGACGGGCTCAAGGTCCTGCTGGCCAAGCATAAACTCAGGCTCTGCGCGTTTTCCGTCTATGCTGGGGGGTACCCGAAATATGCGGAACTGCTCGGGCAGGTGGGTGGTGGCGTGGCGGTACGCGGCAGTGCCGGCCCCTGCAAACCGGCTGAACTCACTGCTAAAATGAAGGGGTTCCTGGAATCGCTGAAACCTTTGCTCGAACAGTGCGAGAAGTATCAGTCCTTCCTTGCCATCGAAAATCATGGTAACGCCCTGTTGGATTCCCCGGATTCCTTCAAGGCTTTTACTGACCTGAATACCCATTCCCGGTTGGGGCTGGCGTTGGCTCCGTATCATGTGCAGGCGTTGGGGGCCTCGGTGGAGCAGATGATTGAAATTTGCGGCAAACAACTGCTCTTCTTCTACGCCTGGCAAAAAGCCGATGGCGTGAACCAGTTGCCGGGCCAAGGCCCGACGGATTGCGCGCCCTGGCTGCGCGCGCTGGCCCGGATCAATTATCCGCACTACGTCACCCCATTCATGCATCATGAGCCAACCCCGGACGAGATGACGAAAGCGCTGGCAAAATCACGGGATTACCTGCGCGAATGCGTCCGGAGTAGCTGA